In Streptomyces sp. 1331.2, one genomic interval encodes:
- a CDS encoding DUF6603 domain-containing protein translates to MTGRRGTLEALAGQLCTLLSPLTGLSQQGARQFLAEVGLPLTDAQAATLAPTLSTTTGAVGFLTELLDTLQAAITAEQWGDVLRQLVQIGGQINTVVSGFDGLRTALAALNLPGADQILPNLPERLFNLLLVKHLGGDQGVDELLEFSGVLVRTDHNTGLFDPQKPFFTENTLHLERIGGWLQNPPAQLGALYDWGTPGFDGLKILTVLDRLAAHAGLPSLLDTTTTPPTLDLVFAVLAPRTDLPAHGIALALPTGLAKGTQEQSDAAWTLTVSLDADVPAGTTLVLRPGSSKVEPPPGATVSATAEVAHSYRRTPDDPLLLLSLPGGSRVSVEQVDSTVRLQARPDGSLDIGLGLRLQRGKVLITLGGDSDGFLATLLKDVRIESGFELGARFTVADGLRFEGSGGLEVQLASHVGLGPVDLSALTLTVGIKDSTFALGLTADVKGSLGPVTAVVQGLGTDIPLVLAPLGKGNLGPVDVRPDFRPPTGAGLALDLQFVSGGGFLSYDPARGEYAGALALRLAGFIDVKAIGLISTRMPDGTTGFSLLLVLTAEFGGIGLQLGYGFTLLAVGGLLGLNRAMNLTALTEGVRTGAIESVMFPKDVVANAPRILSDLRAFFPPREGTFLVGPMAKIGWGTPTLISVSLGVIVEIPGNIAILGVLRCVLPAEELPLLVLQVEFVGAIEFDKQRLWFYAQLFESRILMMTIEGGMGLLVGWGGGDLVLSVGGFHPSFRPPPLPFPVPPRISVDIINQPFARIRVSGYFAVTSNTVQFGAQAELVLGFDDFGLQGHLAFDALFRFSPFAFTIAIAADFTLKAFGVGVFGVHLQLQLEGPAPWRAHGRGSISLLFFEISANFDLTWGDSHNPTLPPVDALALLGDELGKVEGWRTELPTGGTQALVNLRTLPATDTLVLHPLGTLFIRQRVIPLNVRLDRVGAQRPLAGHRFAVAPAPDSGLVQASLTTERFAMAQFQDMDDAAKLSRPAYEDQDVGLELAPVQGALASARAARRSARYEMIVIDSRRRPATLRAEGRARIPDPPAPAAAKRLYAVSPAVFQQLLGGSSTGRSSLSQHEATLRRPFADDTLRVTGPRYVVAYRRNNRRAFSSGTLAFADAPAGYLSQAAAADALAAMEDADPRRQGTLHVIPESETVGTPAASGGWTGAANLPAALAADTATDTAVLLTTGRVLLAGGTDGTGGARTDSLLFDPVTGTWTQADRLRTGRRRHGLVRLGSGAVLAVGGLGADGTALKSAETYDPVAGTWSTLPGAMKTARYGHSVTLLASRHVLVAGGTGTRGQDPVALASAELFDPATGTWSAARPMTDARTGHQAVALKNGSVLVVGGTVSTGRGPAALAYCELYDPGTDTWTPTGSLTTARAGHQATLLPDGRVLVTGGDAATGRPRGRYRAGSLATAELYDPTTGQWTPAAALPGGRSRHRAVLLSTGKVLVLGGTGAPGDHAGYRSTVGYDPAADTWSPSGGLATGRWDFTALVLSDGRVIATGGRVTAGTAAPAGVDVLTDTAEIFTP, encoded by the coding sequence ATGACGGGCCGGCGCGGCACGCTGGAGGCCCTGGCCGGCCAGCTCTGCACGCTGCTGTCCCCGCTGACCGGCCTGAGCCAGCAGGGCGCCCGGCAGTTCCTCGCCGAGGTCGGTCTGCCGCTGACCGACGCCCAGGCGGCGACGCTCGCTCCGACCCTGAGCACCACCACCGGCGCCGTCGGATTCCTGACCGAACTGCTCGACACCCTGCAAGCCGCGATCACCGCGGAACAGTGGGGCGACGTCCTGCGGCAGCTGGTGCAGATCGGCGGGCAGATCAACACGGTCGTCTCCGGATTCGACGGGCTCAGGACCGCGCTGGCCGCGCTGAACCTGCCGGGCGCCGACCAGATCCTCCCGAACCTGCCGGAACGACTGTTCAACCTGCTGCTCGTCAAACACCTCGGCGGTGACCAGGGCGTCGACGAACTCCTCGAATTCTCCGGTGTCCTGGTGCGCACGGACCACAACACCGGCCTGTTCGACCCGCAGAAGCCGTTCTTCACCGAGAACACCCTGCACCTGGAGCGCATCGGCGGGTGGCTGCAGAATCCGCCGGCGCAGCTGGGCGCCCTGTACGACTGGGGCACACCGGGCTTCGACGGCCTGAAGATCCTCACCGTGCTCGACCGGCTGGCCGCCCACGCCGGGCTGCCCTCACTCCTGGACACCACCACCACGCCCCCCACCCTCGACCTGGTGTTCGCGGTCCTCGCACCGCGCACCGACCTCCCGGCGCACGGCATCGCCCTCGCACTGCCGACGGGTCTGGCCAAGGGCACGCAGGAGCAGTCCGACGCGGCCTGGACGCTCACGGTGAGCCTGGACGCGGACGTGCCGGCCGGAACCACGCTCGTCCTGCGGCCCGGTTCGTCCAAGGTCGAGCCCCCGCCGGGGGCGACCGTCTCGGCGACGGCGGAGGTCGCCCACAGCTACCGCCGCACACCGGACGACCCGCTGCTGCTGCTGTCGCTCCCCGGCGGCAGCAGGGTGTCGGTCGAGCAGGTCGACTCCACCGTGCGCCTGCAGGCCCGGCCGGACGGCAGCCTCGACATCGGACTCGGCCTCCGGCTCCAGCGCGGCAAGGTCCTCATCACCCTCGGCGGCGACAGCGACGGCTTCCTCGCGACCCTGCTGAAGGACGTGCGCATCGAGAGCGGCTTCGAGCTGGGCGCCCGGTTCACGGTGGCCGACGGCCTGCGCTTCGAGGGCAGCGGCGGCCTGGAGGTGCAACTGGCCTCCCACGTCGGGCTTGGCCCCGTCGACCTCAGCGCGCTCACCCTGACCGTGGGCATCAAGGACAGCACCTTCGCCCTCGGCCTGACCGCCGACGTCAAGGGGAGCCTCGGCCCCGTCACGGCGGTCGTCCAGGGCCTGGGCACCGACATCCCCCTCGTCCTCGCCCCGCTGGGCAAGGGCAATCTCGGGCCGGTCGACGTCCGCCCGGACTTCCGGCCCCCGACCGGCGCCGGCCTCGCCCTCGACCTCCAGTTCGTCAGCGGCGGCGGCTTCCTGAGCTACGACCCGGCCCGCGGCGAGTACGCCGGGGCCCTGGCCCTGCGCCTGGCCGGATTCATCGACGTCAAGGCGATCGGACTCATCTCGACCCGGATGCCCGACGGAACCACGGGCTTCTCCCTGCTACTGGTGCTGACGGCCGAGTTCGGCGGGATCGGCCTGCAACTCGGATACGGGTTCACCCTGCTCGCGGTCGGCGGGCTGCTCGGCCTCAACCGGGCCATGAACCTGACCGCCCTGACGGAAGGCGTCCGCACCGGCGCCATCGAGTCGGTGATGTTCCCCAAGGACGTGGTGGCCAACGCGCCGCGCATCCTCAGCGACCTGCGCGCCTTCTTCCCCCCGCGCGAGGGGACGTTCCTGGTCGGTCCGATGGCGAAGATCGGCTGGGGCACCCCCACCCTGATCAGCGTCTCCCTCGGCGTCATCGTCGAGATCCCCGGGAACATCGCCATCCTCGGCGTCCTGCGGTGCGTCCTGCCCGCCGAGGAGCTGCCCCTGCTGGTCCTCCAGGTCGAGTTCGTCGGCGCGATCGAGTTCGACAAGCAACGGCTCTGGTTCTACGCCCAGTTGTTCGAGTCGCGGATCCTGATGATGACCATCGAGGGCGGGATGGGCCTGCTCGTCGGCTGGGGCGGGGGAGACCTCGTCCTGTCCGTCGGCGGCTTCCATCCGTCGTTCCGCCCGCCGCCGCTGCCCTTCCCGGTCCCGCCGCGGATCTCGGTCGACATCATCAACCAGCCCTTCGCCCGCATCCGGGTCAGCGGCTACTTCGCGGTCACCAGCAACACCGTGCAGTTCGGCGCCCAGGCCGAACTCGTCCTGGGCTTCGACGACTTCGGCCTCCAGGGACACCTGGCCTTCGACGCCCTGTTCCGGTTCTCCCCGTTCGCCTTCACCATCGCCATCGCCGCCGACTTCACCCTGAAGGCCTTCGGCGTCGGCGTCTTCGGCGTCCACCTCCAGCTCCAGCTGGAGGGCCCCGCGCCCTGGCGGGCCCACGGCCGCGGATCGATCTCGCTGCTCTTCTTCGAGATCTCCGCGAACTTCGACCTGACCTGGGGCGACAGCCACAACCCCACGCTGCCTCCGGTCGATGCCCTCGCCCTGCTCGGCGACGAGCTCGGCAAGGTGGAGGGCTGGCGGACCGAGCTGCCCACCGGCGGCACCCAGGCCCTGGTCAACCTGCGCACCCTGCCCGCCACGGACACCCTGGTCCTGCACCCGCTCGGCACGCTGTTCATCCGCCAGCGGGTGATCCCGCTGAACGTGCGCCTGGACCGGGTCGGCGCCCAGCGGCCGCTCGCCGGACACCGCTTCGCCGTCGCCCCGGCCCCGGACAGCGGCCTGGTGCAGGCCTCGCTCACCACCGAGCGGTTCGCCATGGCCCAGTTCCAGGACATGGACGACGCGGCGAAACTGAGCCGCCCCGCCTACGAGGACCAGGACGTCGGGCTGGAGCTGGCTCCCGTCCAGGGGGCGCTCGCCTCCGCCCGCGCCGCCCGGCGCAGCGCCCGGTACGAGATGATCGTGATCGACAGCAGGCGCCGCCCCGCAACCCTCAGGGCCGAAGGCCGGGCACGCATCCCGGACCCGCCCGCGCCGGCGGCGGCCAAGCGGCTGTACGCCGTCAGCCCGGCCGTGTTCCAGCAGCTGCTCGGCGGCAGCAGCACCGGCCGGTCCTCGCTCTCCCAGCACGAGGCGACCCTGCGCCGGCCGTTCGCCGACGACACCCTGCGGGTGACCGGGCCGCGCTACGTCGTCGCGTACCGGCGCAACAACCGGAGGGCGTTCTCCTCCGGCACACTCGCCTTCGCCGACGCCCCGGCCGGGTACCTCAGCCAGGCCGCCGCGGCCGACGCGCTCGCCGCGATGGAGGACGCCGACCCGCGCCGGCAGGGCACCCTGCACGTCATCCCCGAGTCGGAGACGGTGGGCACACCGGCCGCTTCCGGCGGATGGACGGGCGCGGCGAACCTCCCGGCAGCCCTCGCGGCCGACACGGCCACCGACACCGCCGTCCTGCTGACCACGGGCCGGGTCCTGCTGGCCGGCGGCACCGACGGGACCGGAGGCGCACGGACCGACAGCCTCCTGTTCGACCCGGTCACCGGCACCTGGACCCAGGCGGACCGGCTGCGCACCGGCCGCCGCCGGCACGGCCTGGTCAGGCTCGGCAGCGGCGCCGTCCTGGCCGTCGGCGGGCTCGGCGCGGACGGCACGGCCCTGAAGTCCGCCGAGACCTACGACCCCGTCGCCGGGACCTGGTCGACGCTCCCCGGGGCCATGAAGACCGCCCGGTACGGGCACTCCGTCACGCTCCTCGCCTCCCGGCACGTCCTCGTCGCGGGCGGCACCGGCACCCGCGGACAGGACCCCGTCGCCCTGGCCTCCGCCGAGCTGTTCGACCCCGCCACCGGCACCTGGAGCGCCGCCAGGCCGATGACGGACGCCCGCACGGGGCACCAGGCGGTGGCGCTGAAGAACGGCTCCGTCCTGGTCGTCGGAGGCACGGTGTCCACCGGCCGCGGCCCCGCGGCCCTCGCCTACTGCGAGCTGTACGACCCCGGCACCGACACCTGGACGCCCACCGGCAGTCTCACCACGGCACGCGCCGGCCACCAGGCGACCCTCCTGCCCGACGGCCGCGTCCTGGTCACCGGCGGTGACGCTGCCACCGGCCGTCCCCGCGGCAGGTACCGCGCCGGCAGCCTGGCCACCGCCGAACTCTACGACCCCACCACCGGTCAGTGGACCCCGGCCGCCGCGCTGCCCGGCGGGCGCAGCCGGCACCGGGCCGTGCTGCTGTCCACCGGCAAGGTCCTCGTCCTCGGAGGGACCGGCGCACCGGGCGACCACGCGGGGTACCGCAGCACGGTCGGCTACGACCCCGCCGCGGACACCTGGTCCCCGAGCGGCGGACTGGCCACCGGCCGCTGGGACTTCACCGCCCTGGTGCTCTCCGACGGACGGGTCATTGCCACCGGCGGCCGCGTCACGGCCGGCACGGCGGCACCCGCAGGCGTGGACGTCCTGACGGACACCGCCGAGATCTTCACCCCGTGA
- a CDS encoding Kelch repeat-containing protein encodes MTSTLVAAAGKWTATGDLPAGAGWYGRHDNAIVLTGTKVLVVGGSDGSAAALARAAVYDHTTKAWTATGSLQTPRRLHSATRLSDGRVLVAGGISGTAQFPAPGLAAAEIYDPTTGTWTSTGSMRTARWGHSAVLVGTKVLVAGGTTIRSAQSVKALNSAELFDPATGTWTDAAPMTDARSGHPAVVLANGRVLVVGGTLPTARDEDTALAYCELFDPTAGTWSPTGALLAPRADHQATALSAGAAVLVTGGRAPGGPGDGTFDPFSRAGAELYSQDTGTWTAVPDMPGGRALHRAVPLGATQVLVVGGGDGGGDDVGFASAALFDATTRSWSTAAGLTTGRFAFAAAPLTDKLVLVAGGVVRSGQAAAGPDPQELTVKAEFFDLAAAATA; translated from the coding sequence ATGACCAGTACCCTCGTGGCGGCGGCCGGGAAGTGGACGGCAACCGGCGACCTGCCCGCAGGCGCCGGCTGGTACGGCCGGCACGACAACGCGATCGTGCTGACCGGCACCAAGGTCCTCGTCGTGGGCGGCTCCGACGGATCGGCCGCAGCCCTCGCCCGCGCCGCCGTCTACGACCACACCACCAAGGCCTGGACCGCCACCGGCAGCCTGCAGACACCCCGCCGGCTGCACAGCGCGACCCGGCTGTCCGACGGCAGGGTCCTGGTCGCCGGCGGCATCAGCGGAACCGCCCAGTTCCCGGCCCCCGGCCTGGCCGCGGCGGAGATCTACGACCCGACGACGGGCACCTGGACCAGCACCGGGAGCATGCGCACCGCGCGGTGGGGACACAGCGCCGTCCTCGTCGGCACCAAGGTCCTCGTCGCGGGCGGGACGACGATCCGGTCCGCCCAGTCGGTCAAGGCCCTGAACTCCGCCGAGCTGTTCGACCCGGCCACCGGCACCTGGACGGACGCGGCACCGATGACCGACGCCCGCAGCGGGCACCCGGCGGTCGTGCTGGCCAACGGCCGGGTGCTGGTCGTCGGCGGCACCCTGCCCACGGCCCGCGACGAGGACACCGCACTGGCGTACTGCGAACTCTTCGACCCCACCGCCGGCACCTGGAGCCCGACCGGCGCCCTCCTCGCCCCCCGCGCCGACCACCAGGCCACCGCGCTCTCCGCCGGAGCCGCGGTGCTCGTCACCGGCGGACGAGCGCCGGGCGGCCCCGGCGACGGCACCTTCGACCCGTTCAGCCGGGCCGGGGCGGAGCTGTACAGCCAGGACACCGGGACGTGGACGGCCGTACCGGACATGCCCGGCGGTCGCGCCCTGCACCGCGCCGTCCCCCTCGGCGCGACGCAGGTCCTGGTCGTGGGAGGCGGCGACGGCGGGGGAGACGACGTCGGCTTCGCGAGCGCGGCCCTCTTCGACGCCACGACCCGCAGCTGGAGCACGGCGGCAGGGCTCACCACCGGCCGGTTCGCCTTCGCCGCCGCACCCCTGACGGACAAACTGGTGCTGGTCGCCGGCGGCGTCGTACGCTCCGGCCAGGCCGCGGCCGGCCCCGACCCCCAGGAACTGACCGTCAAGGCGGAGTTCTTCGACCTGGCCGCGGCGGCCACCGCGTGA
- a CDS encoding SDR family oxidoreductase, producing the protein MTDNRNTALVIGASRTLGLGLATELLRRGWDVIGTVRGHRRTGLHELADAHPGRLTVESLEMTDPEQLTALRDRLAGTGNGNGNGRTLDLLFVNAAITRGDLPIGEVPTDMFTEVMVTNALSPMRAVETLGPLVAPAGTIGVMSSSQGSITLNTFGGQDLYRASKSALNQLMRCYAARDTAGDRTLLLLDPGWVRTELGGPGAELSVEESVPGVADTIERHRGKPGLHFVDHQGQVVPW; encoded by the coding sequence ATGACCGACAACCGCAACACCGCCCTCGTCATCGGCGCCTCCCGCACCCTGGGCCTCGGGCTCGCCACCGAGCTCCTGCGCCGCGGCTGGGACGTCATCGGCACCGTCCGCGGACACCGGCGCACCGGCCTGCACGAGCTGGCCGACGCACACCCGGGGCGGCTGACCGTCGAGTCCCTGGAGATGACCGACCCGGAGCAGCTGACGGCGCTGCGCGACCGGCTGGCCGGCACAGGCAACGGGAACGGGAACGGCCGCACCCTCGACCTGCTCTTCGTCAACGCCGCGATCACCCGTGGCGACCTTCCCATCGGGGAGGTCCCGACGGACATGTTCACCGAGGTCATGGTGACCAACGCGCTCAGCCCGATGCGCGCCGTGGAGACCCTCGGCCCGCTGGTCGCCCCGGCCGGGACGATCGGCGTGATGTCCTCCTCCCAGGGCAGCATCACCCTCAACACCTTCGGCGGCCAGGACCTGTACCGGGCCAGCAAGTCCGCCCTCAACCAGCTGATGCGCTGCTACGCGGCCCGCGACACCGCCGGAGACCGGACCCTGCTCCTGCTGGACCCGGGCTGGGTCCGTACCGAACTCGGCGGCCCCGGTGCCGAGTTGAGCGTCGAGGAGAGCGTCCCCGGCGTTGCCGACACGATCGAGCGCCACCGGGGCAAGCCGGGCCTGCACTTCGTCGACCACCAGGGGCAGGTCGTGCCCTGGTAG